Proteins from a single region of Xenopus laevis strain J_2021 chromosome 9_10S, Xenopus_laevis_v10.1, whole genome shotgun sequence:
- the cdc27.S gene encoding cell division cycle protein 27 homolog yields the protein MTVLQEPVQAAIWQALNHYAYRDAVFLAERLYAEVHSEEALFLLATCYYRSGKAYKAYRLLKAHSCTTPQCKYLLAKCCVDLGKLAEGEQILSGGVLNKQKSQEEIVTEFGDSACFTLSLLGHVYCKTDRLAKGAECYQKSLSLNPFLWSPFESLCEIGEKPDPEQTFKLTSLQSFSNCVPNTCTMTVNTHSVVQHRQPDTVLMETPQDTIELNRLNLESSNIKYPLNSDSSISYIDPGVISPDSLPLGTGNAILSKQVQNKPKTGRSLLGGPAALSPLTPSFGILPLETPSPGDGSYLQSYNSSCVLDVPSSGAPTKKSVARISQAGTKSVFSQSGNSRDVTPVLLVQTQGSGPQTSTTPQVLSPTIAAPPNALPRRSSRLFTSDSSTTKENSKKLKMKFPPKMPNRKTKSKTSKGGGTQTNLNDSLEISKLDSSIISEGKISSVAPQIQALTIQKAAAEGLMSLLRDMGKGYVALCSYNCKEAINILSHLPSHHYNTGWVLCQIGRAYFELAEYLQAERVFSEVRRIESYRVEGMEIYSTTLWHLQKDVALSVLSKDLTDMDKNSPEAWCAAGNCFSLQREHDIAIKFFQRAIQVDPGYAYAFTLLGHEFVLTEELDKALACFRNSIRVNSRHYNAWYGLGMIYYKQEKFSLAEMHFQKALDINPQSSVLLCHIGVVQHALKKSDKALDTLNKAISIDPKNPLCKFHRASILFANEKYKLALQELEELKQIVPKESLVYFLIGKVYKKLGQTHLALMNFSWAMDLDPKGANNQIKEAIDKRYLPDDEEAVTQEEQISECYPYESVATDESQESSMTDADDTQLHAAESDEF from the exons GCTGCTATATGGCAAGCACTGAATCACTACGCATACAGAGATGCAGTATTCTTGGCAGAAAGACTCTACGCAGAAG TGCATTCGGAAGAGGCTTTATTTCTGCTAGCCACCTGCTATTACCGCTCAGGAAAAGCTTACAAGGCATATCGTCTCCTGAAAGCCCACAGTTGTACCACTCCACAATGTAAATATCTTCTTGCTAAGTGCTGCGTTGACCTCGGCAA GCTAGCTGAGGGAGAGCAGATCTTGTCGGGTGGAGTGCTCAATAAACAGAAGAGTCAAGAGGAGATTGTTACAGAGTTTGGAGACTCCGCCTGCTTTACGTTGTCCTTGCTTGGCCATGTATATTG CAAAACAGATCGATTGGCCAAAGGAGCAGAATGTTACCAAAAGAGCCTTAGTTTAAATCCTTTCCTGTGGTCCCCATTTGAGTCTCTGTGTGAAATAG gtgaaaagcCAGACCCCGAGCAGACGTTCAAACTGACCTCTCTCCAGAGCTTCAGCAACTGCGTGCCCAACACTTGCACAATGACAGTCAACACACACAGCGTCGTACAACATCGGCAGCCTGATACAGTGTTAATGGAGACACCGCAAGACACTATA gagCTTAACAGACTGAACCTGGAGTCATCCAACATAAAATATCCCTTGAACAGCGATTCCTCAATATCCTACATCGATCCTGGTGTTATTTCCCCCGATTCCTTGCCCCTTGGTACTGGAAACGCCATTCTGTCCAAACAGGTCCAAAATAAACCAAAGACTGGCCGCAGCCTATTGGGAGGACCAGCAGCACTGAGCCCACTCACTCCAAG TTTTGGAATTCTGCCTCTAGAAACCCCCAGCCCAGGAGATGGGTCATATTTACAAAGCTACAACTCCTCCTGTGTCCTTGATGTGCCGTCATCTGGTGCCCCAACAAAAAAG TCTGTTGCTAGAATCAGCCAAGCAGGAACAAAGTCTGTATTTTCTCAGAGCGGTAACAGCCGGGATGTCACCCCAGTTCTCCTTGTACAGACTCAGGGCTCTGGTCCGCAAACAAG CACCACTCCTCAGGTACTGAGTCCAACCATAGCCGCTCCACCTAATGCACTGCCGCGCCGTAGTTCTCGGCTTTTTACCAGTGACAGCTCCACCACCAAG GAAAACAGCAAAAAGCTAAAAATGAAGTTTCCACCGAAAATGCCAAATCGAAAGACCAAAAGTAAAACGAGTAAAGGCGGCGGGACCCAGACCAACCTGAATGACAGCCTGGAGATTAGTAAATTGGATTCTTCCATTATCTCTGAGGGCAAAATCTCCAGCGTGGCCCCCCAAATCCAGGCACTTACAATACAGAAGGCAGCGGCAG AAGGTTTGATGAGTCTCCTAAGGGACATGGGGAAGGGCTACGTGGCCTTGTGCTCTTACAACTGCAAGGAGGCTATAAATATACTGAGCCATCTCCCGTCTCATCACTACAACACCGGCTGGGTCTTGTGCCAGATTGGCCGTGCCTATTTTGAGCTTGCGGAATACCTTCAG GCTGAAAGAGTGTTCTCTGAGGTGCGGCGAATTGAGAGCTATCGAGTAGAAGGCATGGAGATCTACTCAACTACTTTGTGGCATTTGCAGAAGGACGTGGCCTTGTCTGTGCTTTCCAAGGACCTGACCGACATGGACAAGAACTCTCCAGAG GCTTGGTGCGCCGCTGGAAACTGCTTTAGTTTACAAAGGGAACATGACATTGCAATCAAGTTCTTCCAGAGGGCCATTCAGGTGGATCCAGGTTATGCCTACGCTTTTACTCTACTCGGACACGAGTTTGTCCTGACAGAGGAGCTGGACAAAGCTTTGGCGTGTTTCAGAAATTCCATACGAGTCAACTCCAGACACTACAATGCCTG GTACGGACTTGGAATGATTTACTACAAGCAAGAGAAGTTCAGCTTGGCAGAAATGCATTTTCAGAAAGCACTGGATATTAACCCCCAGAGTTCTGTGTTGCTGTGTCATATTGGAGTG GTGCAGCATGCCCTCAAGAAGTCTGACAAGGCTTTGGACACACTTAACAAAGCCATCTCCATAGACCCCAAAAACCCTCTATGCAAGTTCCATCGAGCCTCCATTCTCTTTGCCAATGAGAAGTACAAG ttggCACTGCAAGAATTGGAGGAGCTGAAGCAGATTGTACCTAAGGAATCCTTGGTGTACTTTTTAATAGGAAAG gtatacaAGAAGTTAGGACAGACACATTTGGCGCTTATGAATTTTTCCTGGGCCATGGACCTGGACCCCAAAGGTGCTAACAACCAGATCAAAGAGGCCATCGACAAACGGTACCTGCCAGATGATGAGGAGGCCGTGACCCAAGAGGAGCAGATCAGCGAGTGTTACCCTTATGAATCAG TGGCCACTGATGAATCGCAGGAGAGCAGTATGACAGACGCAGACGACACACAGTTGCACGCTGCTGAAAGTGACGAATTTTAA